DNA from Salvelinus sp. IW2-2015 linkage group LG2, ASM291031v2, whole genome shotgun sequence:
ATTGTGATGGCGCACTACATAATTCATTAGTTCAATTGAAAAAATTGGGATAATAAAGTCTATGCCATTGTGTGAAATACAAAGAGTAAGATGGAGGGTGGTTTTAGATACAAGGATGTAgactgtgtttatttttttttttatgtgtttataGTTCGCAACGCAGCTACAGCAGCAGCCAGTAACCTGGTGGAGGTATTTGTGGATGGGAAGCCACTCATGGTGGAACCAGGAACCACAGTGCTGCAGGTAGCAGGGGCTCTAATCACTAATATTTGACAAATACTTGACTCTAGAATATAATGTCTTGTCAGATGTTTATACAGAGTAACTGCTTTGGCAATTACGCTAGACTTTATTGATATCTTGTTTTAGGCATGTGAAAAGGTGGGAGTGCAGATTCCTCGCTTCTGTTACCATGAGCGCCTGTCAGTTGCAGGGAACTGTCGGATGTGTCTCGTGGAGATCGAGAAAGCTCCAAAGGTATGTTCTTATGGGTTATTGAAGCTTTTCAATTGGCTGGCATGTACTTGTACCCTTGTTTATGATGTACACTCTTATTCTAATATTAACACATGCACATCTCTTTACAGCCAGTGGCAGCATGTGCCATGCCAGTCATGAAGGGTTGGAACATTTTAACTGACTCTGACAAAACAAGGAAAGCTAGGTAGGAAGAATCACCTGCAAACACATATTCCTTTTTCATTACCTTCTTATTTGGTAATCATCACCAGTactatagcatttttttttttacactcttCTGGTAGAGAGGGTGTGATGGAGTTCCTGTTGGCCAATCACCCTTTAGACTGCCCAATCTGTGACCAGGGGGGAGAATGTGACCTtcaggtaaaaatatgtcatcgTTGTTTCCTAGAACTTCTAAATCTCCTCTTGAAGAGGATAGTAATGATGATGATTCATCAAGTGAAAGGAACTGGTAATGAGGTTTTTGGCATTGGACTTGTAAAAGTAACYTGTTTTTGCCATTGTGTGCTGACTGCAGGACCAGTCCATGCAGTTTGGCAGTGACCGAAGCCGCTTCTTGGAGAGCAAGAGAGCTGTGGAGGACAAGAACATTGGTCCCCTCATCAAGACCATCATGACCCGCTGTATCCAGTGCACCCGATGTGTCCGGTGAGTCAGACTAGTAATCATGGTCCACCTTGGAAGGATTAATTATACTAATAATTTCAAAAGGGGACCGATATCTATGTGCTAAATAATGTTTTCCATCTTTGCAGCTTTGCCAGTGAGATTGCAGGTGTGGAGGATCTGGGAACCACTGGAAGGGGCAATGACTTGCAAATTGGCACTTATGTGGAGAAGATGTTCATGTCGGAGCTGTCTGGGAATGTAATTGACATATGCCCTGTGGGAGCACTGACTTCCAAGCCGTATGCCTTCACTTCCCGTCCCTGGGAGACCAGGTATGTGCATTACAGTATGTTGTTTTGAATACAATACAAGCCAGCTCTTGAAATGGAATCCAAGTAGTAGTATATAGACCTTGTTGGTTATCAACTAACCTTTCTCTCCTCACAGGAAGACTGAATCCATTGACGTGCTGGATGCGGTGGGCAGCAACATCGTGGTGAGCACCCGGGGTGGTGAGGTCATGAGGATTCTGCCCCGTCTCCACGAGGACATCAATGAGGAGTGGATCTCAGATAAGACCAGGTAAGCTGAGGACCAGCTCATGTCAAAACCACACTGCTTTCCCTTGTCTGTCTGAATTAACAGTGAACTCATTCTCTCCCTCGATGGCAGGTTTGCCTACGATGGGCTGAAGCGGCAGCGCCTCACTCAGCCCATGGTGAAGGATGCGTCTGGACAGCTGGTGGCCACTTCCTGGGAGGATGTGTTGACTAGAGTGGCTGGGGTGGTATGTGATATTTGTGGCATATTGAACGTTTCTGTTTACAGTCGGACCTTCCTCCAAGTTATgtgggtggtgcacaattggcccagcgtcgtctggttttggccggtgtaggccgtcattgtaaataagaatttgttcttaactgacatgcctagttaaataaaagttcaattaaaaacaattttttaaaagtTTATCAGCAACGAGAGAACAGTTTATCCACAGTGTTTCATGACCTGAGATGTAGTTTGATCTGTTGTGATTCATGCATTTCCATGTTGATGttcttgtgtttgtgtgcaagTCTTTTAAATGGTGTGTAGACACGAGTAGCCTATTACATCAGTGTTTACTTTTGCAGTTGCAAGGAGCCCAAGGCACCAGTGTAGCGGCCGTTGTAGGAGGGATGGTGGATGCAGAGGCTCTAATCGCCCTGAAAGACATGCTGAACCGCTTGAATAGTGACAGCCTATGTACTGAGGAGATCTTCcccatggctggggctgggtaaGGCAAGGCTGAGCCTGAGGGGAATACAGTGGTACAGAGCTAGTTAAGATAAGACCTCAGTGGAACATTCCTGATTTGGGTTCTATTTACTATAGTTCTGACCTGCGCTCAAACTACCTACTGAATTCCCGCATCGCTGGCATTGAAGAGGCTGATTTGCTGCTCCTAGTTGGCACCAACCCACGCTATGAGGCACCACTTTTCAACGCACGCATCAGGAAGAGGTATAGTTGGGATGGGATTTAAGTGCTGACAAAAATCACTGGCATCTCAATTAGCATGTAAACTGTCAGAGCTGTGTGCAGCATCCAGCTCCTGATTTACGCACTCTCTTTAAGTGGAAACTATAAATCTGAAACATGTTTACACCATTGAGATGACTGGTATGCATGCTTCATGTTGTACCGTGGGTAGTTGGCTTCATAACGAGCTGCAGGTAGCCTTGGTGGGGCAGGAGGTGGACTTGACCTACACATACGATCATCTTGGGGTGTCTGCTAAGGTCCTGCAGGAAATAGCTGCTGGGACTCACCCCTTCTCTAAGGTAGTCATGTATTATTTACAGATCTCTCATGGTCGGCCACTTAGTGCTGTCATTGAGAATTTGCTACATCAACAGTTATTTAAAATCTCGTTCCCAGGTTCTTGCCAAGGCAAAGCGTCCTGTAGTGGTGTTGGGCAGTGGTTCCCtgcagagagaggatgggggtgcAATACACGCAGCAGTGTCTACCATTGCTCAGAATGCCCGTGTCAGCAGTGGAGTGGAGGAAAGCTGGAAGGTTCTCAATGTGCTTCACAGGTAATAACTACTACTGTACTTGATCTCACATTTAGATTGATGTAGAATTAGTTTTTATTAGTTTTCACAGCAAATccgtatttttttgttgttgtctgtttcTTACTACAGGGTGGCCAGTCAAGTAGCTGCGTTGGATCTTGGGTACAAGCCAGGCGTGGAGGCCATCAGGAAGAATCCTCCCAAAGTCCTGTTCCTCCTTGGGGCCGATGCTGGCTGCATCACCCGCCAAGACCTGGCAAAGGACAGCTTCATCATTTATCAGGGTCAGCAAAGCTCCTCCACAACAGAGACATAACACTATTCTTTGGTGTGCAGAATTTCAACAATAATATCCATGATCTTTAAGTGAGTCTTGCGCCAGACTGAATGTCGTTTTTGTTTCATAACTCTACACAGGGCACCATGGAGACGCTGGGGCGACGATGGCTGACATCATTCTCCCTGGAGCAGCGTACACAGAGAAATGTAGCACCTATGTGAACACTGAGGGGCGCGCCCAACAGACTAGGCTGGCTGTGACTGCTCCAGGCATGGCCAGGGAGGACTGGAAGATCATCCGTGCCATATCTGAGGTAAACTACTGGTTCACCACACTTATCAGTCAGTGAATGTGTTCAGTAGCAATTTCATGACTTAACTGTGTTGGCGTTTTTCTATAGCTTGCTGGATTGACACTGCCCTATGAGACCATGGATGAGGTGCGTGACAGATTGGCGGAGGTTTCACCCAACCTGGTGCGCTATGATGACGTGGAGGAGGCTAACTATTTTAAGCAGGCAAATGAACTGGCCAAGGTCAGTTGTAacactatctatatatatatatatatatatatatatatatatatatatatatatatatacatagtatatacagtatacaataaTACTATATACACCCACACAAAAGCCTCTGTCTTCCCTGGAACTCCCTAAAGAATATTGTTATTGTTCTTCTTAGGAAGTAGGAAAAATAGTTGGCCTGAGGAAAACCTATCCTAtgaacatgttattttttacatttttaaacacACTCTAGTGCCTCGTGTCGGCTCCATATGGTTAATTAGATTGTAAACTAAtggtctctgtcttctccctcagGCTGTGAATCAGACCATCCTCACAGAGCCTCTGGTTCCTCCACAGCTCACTGTTCGAGACTTTTACATGACAGGTGAGGCAGGCCTACTGACTCTGTCTTTTCTTTACTACTGTATGTGAATGTTGTGTTAAAATCTCTCACTTCTCCACAGATCCTATCAGCAGAGCCTCTCAGACAATGGCTAAGTGTGTGAAGGCTGTAACAGAAGGAGCCCAAGCTATAGAGGAACCATCCATATGCTAAAGCTCTGTTTTCAGGGTCATTCCTCTCTAAATGTAACATGTCTATCCAACTCTCACATACTTGCAGAAATAACCAACCACCTACATATATCCATAGACATGTATCTATATGCTGTACAGTGTCATTGTAATAGATGCCTGTTCAACTCACACACCTATAGAAATAATTTGCACACCTACAAAAATATATTAATGTATGTCGTAAAGTCAATGCAATAGATGCAGTACCTAATACAATTCTCACTTTAACAACAGCTGTGGCACATCCATAGAAACATTTATTATGCAGTAAAGTTATTGTAATAGATGCCTATTCCATTCCTAACTATACGCACAACTTCCTATGCTATAGTATACACACAACTTCCTCATACCCTTAATGACCAAATGCAGTACAAGCACCTTTCAGTCTTCCAGCTGACAACGGCATAGATCATTTATTTCCTCTATGTATATTACCGTACCACTGtgaattgtgtatagattgtATTTTCCCCAATGATTGAGAATACGCTGCTTTGTAGATAATGTATACAAGAATAAATGTAATAAATCTATTTTTCTTCATTAGGAGTCAATGGTAAAGCACAAACTCTTCTTAATTTTTGGAGATAGAGCCTGAATAGAGCCATTGGTCAGCACAATCTAAACTGTAGCACAGTTTATATCGGTGATCACAAATATTTTTATTACACTGTTGAAATAGATTAAATGTACATATTTGTAACCTTCATGAAATACTTCTTTATAATCACACACCCACAAATGCATGTATTGTAATGGCCAAATTGCGCTGGTGAGAATGTCATAAGTGCATTGCGAACCAAATAAGGCAGGCTTATCAGAAATGTTAATTTCTACAGCagagaaattaacaaaaaatCTAACTTTGACTTATTTTCCTAAGGAAAGAAGAATACTTTCATGTGGAGTATTACATTAAAGCTGTGTTCCCCTATAACTTTGTATAGTTACAAGCTGTTAGTAGGAATAGACGTGATGGGTACTAGCTGCATCAGCATTGGGCAACAGTGTTGCAGCTAGGGTAGAGAGAACTCATTCATAAAGAATGCTGTGATATCAGCCGTTGCCAGATAGAACCGTGACGTGTTATAATAAGGTTGATATAGGTAGGGAAATGTAACTTGTTTCAAAGCGCATAACTATAGCTACTCTACACTCCAATTAGCATTGCCATGCATGTACTCGGCAATGCATAAAATTGCATTTCTTCACTGCTGTAGCTAATACAAAGTTGAATTTCCAATATGGTAGAGAGGTTGTTGTTGTACAGTGGACTGTTGTCATGTCTCCGCAGTGCCTGTAGTGGTGCTGTGAGGAGTCTACTGTGGACTGAGCTAAAATCCTCAGCAGCTCCCAACTGCTAATATTTGCTGTGGATAAACCTAATTTACATGCATCAGTATTTTCAATTATATTGTATTCGAATAGGAGCATTATTAGTATCCTAAAATATTGATTATTGATGCACAAATAGGCAAGCTGATTCTTCTGGCACTTCTACAGTCTTTCCGGAGTGAATACCCTACATAGCCTATACCAATTGAAGGTAAGCGAAGCCTCTTCACAGCCTCGACTTCGATTTTTGGGGAGCCCGGTTATGGCGTAGGACTAGAAGGACGACTTTGCTACTCGAGGCCCTAGGATTATTAGGTCTGGTAGGCCTTATTGTTTAATGTTGAAACGTTTGATTTGTTATCTGTATCACACAACATATGATAATTATAGCTGGTTAATGAGctgtaaaataatatacatacgTTCACAACGTTTCATTAATCacctaaatgtatttttctaaaCAGAAAATGATCAGATGACTTGCATGCAATGTTTTGTTTTGAAGGCCTTTTTGACCGGGCCTCTGTGCCTCCCCTTGCCATATGTTTGGTTCTCGTGAAATCCTAGTCTGAAGATGTTTTTATACTATCAAATATATTTCAGGTTACTGCAAATGGAGCATAATATTTCATAGACATTTTCTGGTGTATATTGATGTTTCCGTTTCCTGGCTACCGCAACTTTTGTGTTTTTAGCGTAGTTGGCTAATGTTAACTAatgtgctaacgttagctaacaacatATCGCtagacagtaggctacagtgGCGAGTGTATAAGgtaactagttagctagttatGTATGATGTTAAAGTATGTCGTTAACATATACATTTGTAATTGCTGTCCAATGCCAATACTTTTCGGAGGTGTGTAAATTGGCCAGAAtgtagctagttaactagctactaACGATAGCAAGCTAGCTGCccaagaaatgtagctagctagatagcgaaccgagctagctagctaacgttagctaacgtaagCTAAGTAGGTAAATATGGTATCTAACTATTTGTTTTGATAACTAACTAGTATTTGTCGGGCTGTTTCGTAGATAATTAGACACGTAGTTTACTTAACGTTATTTAATTCAATTTGCTCAAGAAGTGTgcatgtattagctagctagctattcctTCAGTTTTAATCATAACGTTAGTAATAGTTATATTTTTATGAGAGCCTCGTTTAATTCAAGGTTAACTAGCTAATGGAATAACTGGTGACATTCTGAAAGTGACAATACAGGACAGCGTTTCCACATCCTGTATTTATTTGCATGTAACGGGCAACTTCAGTCTGACTGCATCCTCGTGCGCATGAATGTACTGTGGCCACAGGTATGGGGAAGCATTACAGTACTTTCTACAACTGATTGCCCTAAGCCAAAAATGTCCCTTTACAGCATtggttaaaaaaacaaattaaacaaaCATGAAGTCATATGCCACAGATCCTCCGATTATTTCGGTCATGTGTGCATGTTTTACGCTAGTAGACTATTTGGCGTACCTCATGAACAAATTATTGATTTGATTCCTGAATTGTGAACGGTGATGTTGCTAACAAGTCAAACTATAGAGTCAGGGGAGCTGTAAATGTTTATTTCTGTACCcccagtctgtttgtgtttgtcttgtttgcATATTCAGGGCAGTCTCTGCATTACTGTGCATGATGTAAGACTTATGGTTTCCCCTGGCATCTTCCTCTCCCATCAGCTGATGTTCTCAAGGACAAGAGTCACGTGATGTATGAGGGCAAACACATCCACTTCTCGGAGGTGGACAATAAGCCATTGTGCTCATACAGCCCAAAGCTCTGCAAGCAGCGCAGGCTCAATGGCTATGCCTTCTGTATCCGTCATGTTCTGGAGGATAAGACTGCCCCCTTCAAGCAATGTGAATATGTGGCCAAGTACAACAGCCAACAGTGCACCAACCCCATCCCCAAGTCTGAGGACCGCAGGTAGGTGTGACAATACAATAGAAAGTTGTCCTCTGCACTGAGGACGGTAGGTTTTTGTCATTGACCCATCTGTCATAGTTGTGAACAGCTTGTTAAACGTTTGTGTGTTCCACAGATACTGTAACAGCCACCTCCAAGTTCTTGGGTTTATCCCCAAGAAGGAGCGGAAGAAGAAGCATGATACATTGGAGGAGATGCGCTCACGACCTCACCTGGAGTCAGTGGCTCTTAACATAACTGTGCCCTCGCTGGCCCTGAAGGCCTCCAACGGCCTGGATGAGCTGCCACCCTCTCCACCCTGTACCCGTCTCCTACCCCTCCCAGACGGGGAGATCCTGGACCCTTTTGCCTTTTATGAGGACGACACAAACGGGGAAGAGTGCGCTGCTCGGAAGGGCTCCGCCGTCAGGAAGAAACTACACAGTCGGCTGGTGCTCAGCCAGAAACTCCAGCTCCATCATCACGACACTGACTTTCTCCAACCACCTCTAGAGCACTTtagcccctctcctcttccccgtgTGCACCCCTCACCCCTCCACCCTCACCTCCCCCGTAAACAGCAGACAGGACTCCTCCAGCCCCCCCAGCACTCCACCATGCCCTCGTTTGTCCTCCCAGGACAGCAGCAGGGTTTTTTATGCAAGCCAGCTCCACCTCAGACTCCCGCCTTTCTGCCTGTCGGGCTGCCCCCCAACACGGCTCCCAGTCAGGTGCAGTCCTCTGGTCCCCCCCTCAGCAGGAAAGCTCTGTTCACTGCCACGCCCTTGCCATCCAGTAGCTGGGACAGCACTCAGCGGCATATGGTGGCCATGCACCCAGCTGCCTTCTCACCtccccctgcctgcctggccaGGTTACAGCATCTGGTACAGCTCTGCGCCCAAAGACATCAGGAGCACGGAGACCTTTTCCCTCATCTAGGTACCTCTTCTTCCTATCCATGTTAAAtagagtttacacaggcagcacaattctgatacatttttttcactATGTAATTGTTCTTTtgatctgatgtgaaaatatctgatTTGATTGGTCAGTAGACCAATTAATGGGTGGGAAAAATCTATTTGAGTAATTTagaagatgctcttatccagagcgacttgcagttggtgcattcatcttaagatacctaggtggaacaaccacttatctcagtcatagtaagtacatttgtACCTCAAAGTAGGTATCAGCATAGTCAGTGCTaagtaggaaaagacaagtgtaAGTGTTAGTTTACAAAAGGCATTTATTACGTGTTAGTTTACAAAAGGCATttataacttaaaaaaaaaaaagtaggcttATTAGTTGTGGGACATGGGGTCTGTGTAATATAGATGATCTGACACTATGCTGCTGAGGCCAGCTGGTCTAACAGGCTATCTTCTTTCAGGGTTGGACTGGTCTGAAGACAGTGCAGAGGATGATGACGTGGAGGCCGAGAGAGTTCCACCATATCACAACGCCTGGAGACTACaggaaggacacacacaggacgtGTATGTTGCTTTCTCACATGCTAATAGTTAGGCTCTCATTGTAGTCAGACATGGATAGGCTATGACTGTTTATTTTTTCCCATCACAGCTCTGATGAAGATGCTGGTAGCTCTCGGAGAACACGTCTGGCGCGGCTGTGCTCGTACCTCCAGGATAAATACAAGCACTTGTGCAGGCAGGAGAGGGCAACCATGCGCCAGAAGAGATACCGCTATGCCTTCCGCAAAGCCCTGCTGCATGCCGCCAGTAAAGACCCTGACTGTGCTGGCCAATTGATCCAGGAGCTGCGCAAGGTTTCCCAGACCTCGTCAAGGTACCCACACTCAACACTGGACTCAAAACTCCCTAGGGCCTGGTTAGTCTCCTTCAATACCATCTGTCAATGGATAATCTACCAAAATTCGTGACGTAAGTTATAACTAGTGCCCAGGCCCTAGATACTCAAGTCTTTCCTGGTCAGTTGGTCACATGATCAGGAGAAGCACCTGTCCCCAGTAATGATAATTCTGTTCTGAAGAGCTAAGGGAGTTCTGAGGGAGTGTTGATATGCTAGATGTGTTGTGAATAGCTGAGGAAGTGTTGATGTGGTTGTGTCCTGAGAGtgggtctgtctctctgctcagtGCGATGGGGCAGCAGGAGACAGAGGCGGGAATCTGCACTGGAAGCACCAAGGGCCGGCCCTGCAGTAGCCAAGCTCTACCCTTCACCCGACACTGCTTCCAGCGTATCCTTTTCACCAACCCCTTACATCAGTTACATGGCACACTGGACTCTTATAGCTAAACTGTAATTTATTGGGGAATATGGCTTTTTAACTTGTTTTATTTCAACTTAGCGAACAGATTCAAATAATGTGTTCTGTTTTTGACACATGACTGTGTGCTATCTTTTCCATTGGAGTGTTTCCTTCACGGTTTCTCTGCAGACGTTCTGTTGAATCGCTCCCAGCAGCTCTTCTCCAGTTGTACAGCCAAATTTGCAGATGGACAACAATGCTCCATCCCTGTGTTTGACATCACGCATCAGACACCGCTCTGTGAGGAGCATGCCAAAAAGATGGTGAGTTCCCCTTCAGTCAGTTAATTGGAGCGTTGCCATTGTAATACCTATGGCACAGTATCTGCTCTGTATTACTATACTTGTGAACATGTGTTTTTCCTATAGGACAATTTCCTGCGTGGGGATGGTAACAGAAGagtgcagcaacagcagcagcggaAGCCGCGGAAGAAGAGCAAACCACCGGCGCTCACCAAGAAACAcaaaaagaagaggaggagagggccatGGCGGCCCCAAAAGCCCATCCCGCCGGCTCTGCCCCAGGGGAACTTGGGAATGCCTTCCTCCTCCAGCCTGACCATGCCCACCCAGGCTGGCATCAGGTCTGTCCCACTCACgtaatctctctctcatcctctctcagtTCTAGTATTAACTAGGAATGTAACGATACGCATCTGTCCccgattcaaatgtttaagataagGTATGACTGCCTCGGTCCACGGACACCAATCCATGGATCGGTCAGAAAATAGATTCAAATGTTACGAATCTCCGATTAatcattttgttttgttgctcATATTACTTTCTTCTACGTAGTCGTTTGTGACAACTGACGCGTCCTCTCCTTCATTGTCGAACTAAGCATGTAACTGTTGACAGgcatatcagtagcctagtcaaactgcgCACTGTGCCAAGCTTGGCGCGCTGACCAGCTCTCATCTGGCTATACCTGCTGAACTGGGCTTAcagtatattttattttgattgttcaggtttACGATCAGCAATAGATTTGCTTTAAAGGTACAATATGCataaatcgctccgccatttcctggttgctaaaattctaatatttTGCCTAATtgcagtttgtgacaaaacaagtttAGAGGATCATTGTGCCATCTAAACcgttgtgaaatatcttttcaataaccaaaaatattgtattttcagctgtttgaagcatgctgtacaaaaccgaaagtaaaagatgcaaaaacaaaccttaagaacaggaagcatagaaatagcgcacatagaacagatctacctacaacttcttagacttgctttcaatgagaatgacagatctataactcacatttctatgtgaatttggtcgggtcgcccaaaaagtgccatattgcagctttaaacaaTCCGTGTAtatcagggctgcccaaccctcttcctggagatctactgtcctgtaggttttcagtccaaccctaatttagcatatctacatatgtgggtatgcagaccagtgagccactgcggcccccCATGATTAGATATTTTTGTGGCCCCCAACCTCATctaagttgcccatccctgacatacatcatttaaacacacacacatatgttatATGTTTTACTCTCCTTGTGGGGAACTAACattttatttccattcaaaatcctatttccccaCAGTCTTagcctaattctaaccctaaacctaacccaagtttaaaatagcctttgtcctcatggggatgtgggaaatgtccaCATGGGGatcattttccttgttttactatccttgtgggaactTTTAGGGATTTCCGGTACCCACAAGGATACTAATACAAGCACCCACGCATGCTCAGAGAGACCCAGCTCAGAGAGACCCAGCTCAGAGAGACCCAGCTCAGAGAGACCCAGCTCAGAGAGACCCAGCTCAGAGAGACGCAGCTCAGAGAGACGCAGCTCAGAGAGGACGCAACGCTCGAGAGGCGCAGCTCAGAGAGGCGCAGCTCAGAGAGGCGCAGCTCAGAGAGGCGCAGCTCAGAGAGGCGCAGCTCAGAGAGGCGCAGCTCAGAGAGACCCAGCTCAGAGAGACCCAGCTCATGAATTCCATCATcagcagattttaatttagaatggatAATGAATGTTTTTATGCAACCAATGTTAGTGCATCGAACCGAATCGCATCGATTTGTTCTCAAGTCAAACAGAATTGCACTGAATCGTTTCAAACTAAGACTTGTGGTTCCTGTATAAATGGGAGCCCATCTATCTAGATGCGTATCgaatcgtcttgaaagggaaagatgtaCATAAGTAGTATcaatattagaggtcgaccgattatgatttttcaacgccgataccgattattggagggccaaaaaagctgatacgattaatcggccgattgtttaaaaaaaaaaaatgttatatttaaaaaacaattgtaataatgacaattacaacaatactgaatgaacacttattttaacttaatataatacatcaataaaatcaatttagcctcaaataaataatgaaacatgttcaatttggtttaaataatgcaaaaacaaagtgttggagaagaaagtaaaagtgcaatatgtgccatgtaagaaagctaacgtttaagttccttgctcagaacatgagaacatatgaaagctggtggttccagCTTCAATATTCCcaagtaagaagttttaggttgtagttattataggaattataggactatttctctctatacgatttgtatttcatatacctttgactattggatgttcttataggcactttagtattgccagtgtaacagtatagcttccatccctctcctcgccgctacctgggctcaaaccaggaacacatcgacaacagccaccctcgatgCAGCGTTTCCCATGcagggggaacaactactccaagtctcagagcgagtgacgttgcatataccctgactctgcgtgcaatgaacgcaagagaagtgacacaatttcacctggttaatattgcctgctaacctggatttcttttagtctaatatgcaggtttaaaaatatatacttctgtgtattgattttaagaaaggcattgatgtttatggttaggtacatgttggagcaacgacagtccttttttgcgaatgcgcaccgcaacgattatatgcaatgcaggacatgctagataaactagtaatatcatcaaccatgtgtagttataactagtgattatgattgattgattgttttttataagattttATAAGACTTACCTTGGtttcttactgcattcacgtaaaAGGCAGGCTCCTCGTtagactagttaaccgtaaggttgcaagattgaatccctgagctgacaaggtaaaaatctgtcgttctgcccctgaacaaggcagttaacccaccgttcctaggccgtcattgaaaataagaatgtgttcttaactgacttgcctagttaaataaaggtgtaaaaaaatacaacatttccgattgttatgaaatcttgaaatcggccctaattaatcggtcgacctctaatcaatATATTGTCACAAACGACTG
Protein-coding regions in this window:
- the LOC111975647 gene encoding NADH-ubiquinone oxidoreductase 75 kDa subunit, mitochondrial isoform X2; this encodes MVEPGTTVLQACEKVGVQIPRFCYHERLSVAGNCRMCLVEIEKAPKPVAACAMPVMKGWNILTDSDKTRKAREGVMEFLLANHPLDCPICDQGGECDLQDQSMQFGSDRSRFLESKRAVEDKNIGPLIKTIMTRCIQCTRCVRFASEIAGVEDLGTTGRGNDLQIGTYVEKMFMSELSGNVIDICPVGALTSKPYAFTSRPWETRKTESIDVLDAVGSNIVVSTRGGEVMRILPRLHEDINEEWISDKTRFAYDGLKRQRLTQPMVKDASGQLVATSWEDVLTRVAGVLQGAQGTSVAAVVGGMVDAEALIALKDMLNRLNSDSLCTEEIFPMAGAGSDLRSNYLLNSRIAGIEEADLLLLVGTNPRYEAPLFNARIRKSWLHNELQVALVGQEVDLTYTYDHLGVSAKVLQEIAAGTHPFSKVLAKAKRPVVVLGSGSLQREDGGAIHAAVSTIAQNARVSSGVEESWKVLNVLHRVASQVAALDLGYKPGVEAIRKNPPKVLFLLGADAGCITRQDLAKDSFIIYQGHHGDAGATMADIILPGAAYTEKCSTYVNTEGRAQQTRLAVTAPGMAREDWKIIRAISELAGLTLPYETMDEVRDRLAEVSPNLVRYDDVEEANYFKQANELAKAVNQTILTEPLVPPQLTVRDFYMTDPISRASQTMAKCVKAVTEGAQAIEEPSIC
- the LOC111975647 gene encoding NADH-ubiquinone oxidoreductase 75 kDa subunit, mitochondrial isoform X1; protein product: MLVASMLRLPGVSRALGVAHSTGSVAITKNVRNAATAAASNLVEVFVDGKPLMVEPGTTVLQACEKVGVQIPRFCYHERLSVAGNCRMCLVEIEKAPKPVAACAMPVMKGWNILTDSDKTRKAREGVMEFLLANHPLDCPICDQGGECDLQDQSMQFGSDRSRFLESKRAVEDKNIGPLIKTIMTRCIQCTRCVRFASEIAGVEDLGTTGRGNDLQIGTYVEKMFMSELSGNVIDICPVGALTSKPYAFTSRPWETRKTESIDVLDAVGSNIVVSTRGGEVMRILPRLHEDINEEWISDKTRFAYDGLKRQRLTQPMVKDASGQLVATSWEDVLTRVAGVLQGAQGTSVAAVVGGMVDAEALIALKDMLNRLNSDSLCTEEIFPMAGAGSDLRSNYLLNSRIAGIEEADLLLLVGTNPRYEAPLFNARIRKSWLHNELQVALVGQEVDLTYTYDHLGVSAKVLQEIAAGTHPFSKVLAKAKRPVVVLGSGSLQREDGGAIHAAVSTIAQNARVSSGVEESWKVLNVLHRVASQVAALDLGYKPGVEAIRKNPPKVLFLLGADAGCITRQDLAKDSFIIYQGHHGDAGATMADIILPGAAYTEKCSTYVNTEGRAQQTRLAVTAPGMAREDWKIIRAISELAGLTLPYETMDEVRDRLAEVSPNLVRYDDVEEANYFKQANELAKAVNQTILTEPLVPPQLTVRDFYMTDPISRASQTMAKCVKAVTEGAQAIEEPSIC